In a genomic window of Halalkaliarchaeum sp. AArc-CO:
- a CDS encoding extracellular solute-binding protein, with product MATAAAGTTVGLTGCIGGGGDDLELNVAVWAGTYADRFEEVVAGGYEEETGTTVNVTPAGGEILSELQAAPDDNPPYDVVSADELYYHLGVNDGLYNELREENVPNLENVYPFLKDKPGQGTEYGVPTDGELLAIAYDESDVSSTDWEKLQDTDEYIGFEGVFYIYPMMIGALLAGERDGIGELYHEENHEAVYEEVEQLAENVDIWTGSAAEIFNGIEQGIITQAMWYSGMAFSEADVNDNISVTIPESTGGYVNNYCTVSGTDHREEGERFLNYMLEPEVQTEWAETGFNFMASMEADHPNLTAEAYPSTNEELEAVNFVNFDRLGDLQGYLNDQFQEIRQDN from the coding sequence TTGGCGACAGCGGCGGCCGGCACGACCGTCGGTCTGACAGGCTGTATCGGCGGAGGTGGAGATGACCTCGAACTCAACGTCGCTGTCTGGGCCGGCACGTACGCCGACAGGTTCGAGGAAGTAGTCGCAGGAGGATACGAAGAGGAAACGGGAACCACCGTAAACGTTACTCCTGCTGGCGGAGAGATCCTTTCGGAGCTCCAGGCGGCGCCCGATGACAACCCGCCGTACGACGTGGTTTCTGCAGACGAACTGTACTACCACCTCGGCGTGAACGATGGTCTCTACAACGAACTACGGGAGGAGAACGTCCCCAACCTGGAGAATGTCTATCCGTTCCTCAAAGACAAGCCGGGACAAGGGACCGAGTACGGAGTTCCAACCGACGGCGAGTTACTAGCGATTGCGTACGATGAAAGTGATGTTTCGTCTACAGACTGGGAGAAACTGCAAGATACTGATGAATATATCGGGTTCGAAGGAGTCTTCTACATCTATCCGATGATGATCGGAGCCCTCCTCGCCGGCGAGCGCGACGGTATTGGCGAGCTCTATCACGAAGAAAATCACGAGGCGGTATACGAGGAGGTCGAACAGCTCGCCGAAAACGTCGACATCTGGACAGGGTCCGCCGCGGAAATCTTCAACGGGATCGAACAAGGGATCATTACGCAAGCGATGTGGTATTCCGGAATGGCGTTCTCCGAAGCTGACGTAAACGACAACATTAGCGTCACGATCCCCGAATCGACGGGAGGATACGTCAACAACTACTGTACTGTAAGTGGGACAGACCACCGCGAGGAAGGGGAACGATTCCTCAACTACATGCTGGAGCCGGAAGTCCAAACGGAGTGGGCTGAGACCGGATTCAACTTCATGGCGAGCATGGAGGCCGACCATCCGAATCTCACGGCGGAGGCCTACCCGTCGACGAACGAGGAGCTCGAAGCGGTCAACTTCGTCAACTTCGATCGGCTCGGTGATCTCCAGGGATATCTCAACGACCAGTTCCAGGAGATCCGGCAAGACAACTGA
- a CDS encoding ABC transporter ATP-binding protein has translation MASDYPQSTEAAEKRRSKTGEIALRTDDLTKHFGHITAIDETSISVKEGELLCFLGPSGCGKSTLLRTIAGLETPTTGDVYIDGDVVTDTPPYDRDCAMVFQEWALFPQKTVLENITFGLKVNGVDKSERITKAESFLETIELVDHRDKYPSELSGGQQQRVALARSLILNPEVLLLDEPLSSLDKRLREQMQIELKRIQEEFDQTMVHVTHDQEEAFTIADRIAVINDGSVVQIGTPDEVYSDPNSLFVETFLGDTNVVTATVTDSHVEEVDIPSLGERVTVPDSVPDAISTETPVDTEISVSLRPDRLKLRIEGDWDDVTETTTGRVIDVIYRGKNVRYYIGTSGESDLFIDRPERNSPDIKRGEDVTIGWDASDALYFTPQGDRIDDV, from the coding sequence ATGGCATCAGACTATCCTCAGTCAACAGAGGCGGCAGAAAAGAGACGGTCCAAGACAGGCGAGATAGCGCTGCGTACCGACGACCTCACGAAACACTTCGGACACATCACTGCGATCGACGAGACGAGTATCTCAGTAAAGGAGGGGGAACTCTTGTGTTTTCTGGGCCCCAGCGGATGTGGGAAGTCCACTCTCCTGCGAACGATCGCTGGCCTCGAGACTCCGACGACCGGGGACGTGTACATCGACGGCGACGTGGTCACCGACACACCACCCTACGACCGAGACTGTGCGATGGTGTTTCAAGAGTGGGCCCTTTTCCCGCAAAAGACCGTCCTGGAAAACATCACGTTCGGACTCAAAGTAAACGGCGTCGACAAGTCCGAGCGAATCACGAAGGCGGAGTCGTTCCTCGAGACGATCGAATTGGTGGACCACCGCGACAAGTACCCTTCGGAACTGAGCGGCGGGCAGCAACAGCGTGTCGCTCTCGCCCGATCGCTGATTTTGAATCCGGAGGTCCTGCTTTTGGACGAACCTCTCTCGAGTCTGGACAAGCGCCTCCGCGAGCAGATGCAAATCGAGCTCAAACGCATCCAAGAAGAGTTCGATCAAACGATGGTCCACGTGACTCACGACCAGGAGGAAGCATTCACGATCGCCGATCGCATCGCGGTCATCAACGACGGCTCAGTCGTACAGATCGGTACGCCTGACGAGGTATACAGCGATCCGAACAGCCTGTTCGTCGAAACGTTCCTCGGTGATACGAACGTCGTTACAGCCACCGTAACTGACAGCCACGTCGAAGAAGTCGATATTCCTTCGCTCGGCGAGAGAGTAACGGTACCCGACAGCGTACCCGACGCGATCAGCACCGAGACTCCTGTCGACACAGAAATATCCGTCTCGTTACGGCCGGATCGACTCAAATTGCGAATTGAGGGCGACTGGGACGACGTGACAGAGACTACCACTGGTCGGGTTATCGACGTGATTTACCGGGGTAAAAACGTCCGCTACTACATCGGGACAAGTGGCGAGTCAGATCTCTTCATCGACCGACCCGAGCGGAACTCCCCAGATATCAAGAGAGGGGAAGACGTGACGATCGGCTGGGACGCGTCCGACGCCCTGTACTTCACGCCGCAGGGGGACCGCATCGACGATGTCTGA
- a CDS encoding ABC transporter permease, which yields MSEITRQSGLLGRLGAFADSDRKNLLLILPLAMLELLFFTLPILLLVRMSLYEPTPDSIYESGTISLASYREIATNPLLHDIIGFTVLFTLLVTAVTVVLSTFYAYVLWRADGVLKQTLLISVILVLLTTLVVRLFALILIFSPTGPTNELLLAFNVIQEPIRLVNNMFGATAGQVYTIFPYAVLAIYSVMTTIDEDVLEAAWVHGASRFQAFYEVVLPEAKPGIAVGAVISLAWTFGSFAAPDLLGGSGQRTIAIEIHSLMLTEFNWPVASALGILIIVGVIVATLLLFRFLGVGGGDLEYAN from the coding sequence ATGTCTGAAATCACGCGGCAGTCGGGACTGCTCGGCCGCTTGGGTGCGTTCGCTGATTCCGACCGGAAGAACCTCCTTTTGATCCTCCCGCTGGCGATGCTCGAACTTTTGTTCTTTACCCTCCCGATTCTTCTGCTTGTCCGGATGAGCCTGTATGAACCAACGCCGGACTCGATATATGAATCCGGAACGATCTCTCTGGCTAGCTACCGGGAAATCGCAACGAATCCGTTACTACATGACATTATCGGGTTCACCGTGTTGTTTACGCTCCTCGTGACAGCAGTTACAGTAGTTTTGAGCACCTTTTACGCGTATGTTCTCTGGCGTGCCGACGGCGTCCTGAAGCAAACGTTATTGATATCTGTCATACTTGTTTTACTGACTACTCTGGTCGTTCGGCTGTTCGCCTTGATCCTAATATTTTCCCCGACAGGCCCGACGAACGAACTGCTACTCGCGTTTAACGTCATCCAGGAGCCGATCCGGCTGGTCAACAACATGTTCGGCGCGACCGCCGGGCAAGTCTACACAATCTTCCCGTACGCCGTACTAGCGATTTACAGTGTTATGACCACCATCGACGAGGACGTTCTGGAAGCGGCATGGGTCCACGGCGCCTCCCGTTTCCAGGCGTTTTACGAGGTGGTCCTTCCTGAAGCGAAACCCGGGATCGCTGTCGGGGCCGTTATCAGTCTCGCATGGACGTTTGGATCCTTCGCGGCTCCGGATCTACTCGGTGGGAGCGGGCAGCGTACTATCGCCATAGAGATTCACTCGCTCATGCTCACGGAGTTTAACTGGCCCGTCGCCAGCGCGCTCGGGATACTCATCATCGTTGGTGTCATCGTCGCGACGCTCCTCCTGTTCCGGTTCCTCGGCGTCGGTGGAGGTGATCTCGAATATGCGAACTAG
- a CDS encoding ABC transporter permease, translated as MRTRERFLLGLFRAVYVALFLLLVTPLLIVVITSFTEARYLTFPPEALTLQWYGEFLQDSSWIAAVFNSLIVGVGTMVISTVLGVSAALGVRDRDSRLTNGLMLVSVLPLFIPPVIIGVALLSLLSQYGLHQSYVGVIIAHTLWATPLVFFIMQAVFSRFNWNLRDAALDLGAGPYRTFFEIVLPEIREGLIAAGVIAFIVSLQEFIMAMFLTGVDTRTIPVLAYTAIRQVLDPVVSVVSTVLVFSVLVLVIVAALLLGTERLARQL; from the coding sequence ATGCGAACTAGAGAGCGGTTCCTGCTGGGGCTCTTCCGGGCAGTGTACGTTGCGCTGTTTCTTCTGCTCGTAACGCCGCTTTTGATTGTCGTTATCACGTCCTTTACGGAGGCGCGCTACCTCACGTTCCCTCCGGAAGCGCTCACGCTCCAGTGGTACGGCGAGTTCCTCCAAGATTCCAGTTGGATTGCTGCCGTCTTCAACAGCCTCATCGTCGGTGTGGGAACCATGGTGATCTCCACGGTACTGGGTGTCTCAGCGGCGCTCGGCGTCAGGGACCGCGACTCCCGCCTTACGAACGGGTTGATGCTCGTGAGCGTCCTTCCGCTGTTCATCCCCCCAGTCATCATCGGTGTGGCGTTGCTCAGCCTTTTGAGTCAGTACGGACTCCACCAGTCGTATGTCGGGGTTATTATCGCCCACACGTTGTGGGCCACACCGCTTGTGTTTTTCATCATGCAGGCGGTGTTCTCCCGGTTCAACTGGAATCTCAGGGACGCGGCGCTCGATCTGGGTGCTGGCCCGTACCGCACGTTCTTTGAGATAGTCCTCCCTGAAATTCGGGAAGGACTAATCGCAGCCGGGGTGATCGCATTCATCGTCAGTCTTCAGGAGTTCATCATGGCGATGTTCCTCACCGGTGTCGATACCCGGACGATCCCGGTGCTCGCGTATACGGCAATTCGGCAGGTCTTGGATCCGGTCGTCAGCGTGGTTTCGACAGTGCTCGTCTTCAGCGTCCTCGTCCTCGTGATCGTCGCCGCCCTCCTCTTGGGGACCGAGCGGTTGGCGCGTCAACTGTGA